AGCTCTATAAATTTTTTGTATTCGTCTTTGGAGTAGACCAAAAGATCAATAGGCATTTTTTTGCTAAATTCCAAGATAGAGTTTCGAACCAAAATCTTTTTTTTAAGCCTTTGGTTATAATTCTTAGCTATGCCGTTTGTATTTAGAACTATTAATAAATCAATATCGCTGTCTTTTCTTACCATACCCGTCGCATATGAACCAAATAATATTATTTTATAAGGTTCAACTTTTTTTATGGATTTAACAATATCATTAAAATAAAGATTTAAGGTTTGTTTCATAGCTTGTTTTTGGTAACTGTTTACTGGTCATTGTTCACTGTAAAAACTGCCCGATACAGGACTCGAACCTGTGACCTCTCCCATGTCAAGGGAACGCTCTAACCAACTGGGCTAACCGGGCGGCATAACAGTGAACAATTAACAATGAGCAATTATCAGTGAAAAATCTAACAATTAACAATTTGTCAACGTACAAATAGCAATTAGCAATAATCAACGAACATCTTACAATTAACGATAAAGCAAAAATAAATTATCTGTTAAGTCTTGTTGTCTTAAGTATTGAAAAGAGTATTTTTGCTAACTCATCTGCATTAGCATGTAGTTCTTTATAACTGTCTAAATCCAGGAG
This genomic stretch from Candidatus Liberimonas magnetica harbors:
- a CDS encoding nucleotidyltransferase domain-containing protein translates to MKQTLNLYFNDIVKSIKKVEPYKIILFGSYATGMVRKDSDIDLLIVLNTNGIAKNYNQRLKKKILVRNSILEFSKKMPIDLLVYSKDEYKKFIELKSSFAREIMKNGKVLYEKVS